Proteins encoded within one genomic window of Brachybacterium muris:
- a CDS encoding ATP-binding cassette domain-containing protein produces MADKTMALTAENLSKSFGSRGLWEGFSHRFDAGSLTTLSGPSGCGKTTLLNCLSLLERVDQGRLLLGEEVISPSMRRRLYRTTFGFLFQNRGLVEQDTVERNLRLSPQLSGIPRKEAARRIDEALEQVGVLTQKNDPVFQLSGGEYQRVAFARLIVHGARVVFADEPTASLDDGNARRVIELLREHADGGGIVICATHDAAVLAAADGTVDVSSFATQGTAR; encoded by the coding sequence ATGGCTGATAAGACGATGGCTCTCACAGCTGAGAACCTGTCCAAGAGCTTCGGCAGCCGCGGCCTCTGGGAGGGATTCAGCCACCGCTTCGACGCCGGCAGTCTCACCACCCTTTCCGGTCCGAGCGGATGCGGCAAGACCACCCTGCTGAACTGCCTCAGTCTGCTGGAACGGGTGGATCAAGGTCGGCTCCTGCTGGGCGAGGAGGTGATCTCCCCGTCCATGCGTCGGCGGCTGTACCGCACGACCTTCGGGTTCCTGTTCCAGAACAGGGGACTGGTGGAGCAGGACACCGTGGAGCGGAACCTCAGGCTGTCGCCGCAGCTCAGCGGAATCCCCCGCAAGGAGGCCGCCCGTCGAATCGACGAGGCCCTGGAGCAGGTTGGTGTGCTCACGCAGAAGAACGACCCCGTCTTCCAGCTCAGTGGCGGTGAGTACCAGCGTGTGGCTTTCGCTCGGCTCATCGTCCACGGGGCGCGGGTCGTATTTGCCGATGAGCCCACGGCCTCGCTCGATGACGGCAACGCCCGGAGGGTCATCGAACTGCTGCGCGAGCATGCGGACGGCGGCGGCATCGTCATCTGCGCGACTCACGACGCGGCAGTGCTCGCGGCCGCTGACGGGACAGTCGACGTCTCGTCGTTCGCGACCCAGGGCACTGCTCGCTGA